The Hahella sp. HNIBRBA332 genome window below encodes:
- the pbpG gene encoding D-alanyl-D-alanine endopeptidase, producing MKNILIALSLLFCSSVVLADSETTLPENLQSLDTANISLGSVNAKVVDVESGVTLFAKNPETVAPIASISKLMTAMVVLDAELPLDEMLTITEEDVDTWKNTYSRIRIGAVLPRSELLLLALMSSENRAALALGRTYPGGMTAFVSAMNDKARALGMRDTRFVEPSGLSMENVSTASDLVKMVSAASRYKLIRDYTTTPSHMIKLGETENEMEFRNTNLLVRQGDWGVNLSKTGFINEAGRCLVMLANVGERPVAMVLLDSYGRRTPVGDANRIKQWIVTGKSAPVAGAALKYEQEKNSGVFQTAAMDDDTQS from the coding sequence ATGAAAAACATCCTGATCGCTCTGTCTCTTTTATTCTGCTCCTCGGTTGTACTCGCTGATTCTGAAACCACTCTCCCTGAAAACCTGCAAAGCCTGGATACGGCAAACATCAGTTTGGGTTCTGTGAACGCCAAGGTGGTGGATGTGGAGAGCGGCGTCACGTTGTTCGCCAAAAACCCGGAAACAGTGGCGCCTATCGCATCCATCAGCAAGCTGATGACCGCCATGGTGGTGCTGGATGCGGAATTGCCGCTGGACGAAATGCTGACGATTACGGAAGAGGACGTCGATACCTGGAAAAACACTTATTCCAGGATACGCATTGGCGCAGTTTTGCCTCGTAGTGAACTGTTACTGTTGGCCCTGATGTCTTCAGAAAACCGCGCCGCGCTGGCGCTGGGTCGTACCTACCCTGGCGGCATGACGGCCTTTGTCAGCGCCATGAACGATAAAGCGAGAGCCCTGGGTATGCGCGACACGCGCTTTGTCGAGCCCAGCGGACTGTCCATGGAAAACGTCTCCACCGCATCGGATCTGGTCAAGATGGTCTCCGCCGCGTCACGTTATAAACTCATCCGCGACTACACCACTACTCCCAGCCACATGATCAAGCTGGGCGAAACTGAAAACGAAATGGAATTCCGCAACACGAATCTCTTGGTGCGCCAAGGTGATTGGGGCGTCAATCTGAGCAAAACCGGGTTTATCAACGAAGCTGGCCGCTGTCTGGTAATGCTCGCCAATGTCGGCGAGCGCCCCGTCGCTATGGTGCTGCTGGACTCTTACGGCCGACGTACGCCCGTAGGTGACGCCAACCGCATAAAACAGTGGATCGTCACCGGCAAAAGCGCGCCAGTCGCTGGCGCTGCGCTCAAGTATGAACAGGAGAAAAACTCAGGAGTGTTCCAGACCGCCGCGATGGACGACGACACTCAGAGTTAA
- a CDS encoding PhzF family phenazine biosynthesis protein has translation MMDIKLFQVDAFTDEIFGGNSAAVCPLEAWLPDSVLLKIAQENALAETAFFVREGDAFHLRWFTPEIEMDLCGHATLAAAHVLTTHLGYESDSIVFTSLSGELRVTRREGRLTLDFPARPPSAAQAPMEVLESLNILPLEILRARDIVLVYADEEAIRALQPDRMLMDRINLDPGGVVVTAPGKEVDFVSRFFTPQAHIFEDPVTGSAHCSLAPYWAARLGKTSLTAAQLSQRGGRMDCEVSGDRVLISGSAVTYLRGVISI, from the coding sequence ATGATGGATATAAAGCTTTTTCAGGTTGACGCCTTTACCGATGAAATCTTTGGAGGTAATTCTGCGGCGGTGTGTCCATTGGAGGCCTGGTTGCCTGACTCTGTGTTGTTGAAGATCGCACAGGAAAACGCCTTGGCGGAAACGGCCTTCTTTGTGCGCGAAGGGGATGCGTTTCATCTGCGTTGGTTTACACCGGAAATAGAGATGGATTTATGCGGCCATGCGACCCTCGCGGCAGCGCATGTTTTGACGACGCACCTTGGATATGAGAGTGACTCCATTGTATTCACTTCTCTTAGTGGAGAGTTGCGAGTGACCAGGCGGGAAGGGCGGTTGACCCTGGACTTTCCCGCCCGGCCGCCGAGTGCGGCGCAGGCGCCGATGGAGGTGCTGGAGTCGCTTAATATCCTGCCGTTGGAAATCTTGCGCGCGCGCGACATCGTGTTGGTTTACGCTGACGAAGAGGCGATCCGGGCGCTACAGCCAGATAGAATGCTGATGGATCGCATTAACCTGGATCCTGGTGGTGTAGTAGTGACGGCGCCGGGGAAAGAGGTTGATTTTGTATCCCGTTTTTTTACGCCGCAGGCGCATATATTTGAAGATCCTGTCACTGGGTCCGCGCATTGCTCCCTGGCCCCATACTGGGCTGCTAGGCTTGGCAAGACCTCGCTGACCGCAGCGCAGTTGTCGCAACGTGGAGGCCGCATGGACTGTGAAGTGTCCGGCGACAGGGTGCTGATATCCGGATCTGCAGTGACTTATTTGCGCGGCGTTATTTCGATCTGA
- a CDS encoding GNAT family N-acetyltransferase, whose product MEIKLYSAIHKQDCLRVFDSNLDKYFAPHEREQFSEFLDSVTQADDNRYYVALLDSQLVGCGGLRLYQDTVYLSWGMLARTRHKTGLGEQLLRHRLEQAKRLHAGKDIMIETSQHTQGFFARYGFAIEKSEIDGFGEGIDKVTMRLDDQMHSLWK is encoded by the coding sequence ATGGAAATCAAACTTTATTCCGCTATCCATAAACAGGATTGCCTCCGTGTTTTCGACAGCAATCTCGACAAATATTTCGCGCCTCATGAAAGAGAACAATTCAGTGAGTTCCTCGATAGCGTAACCCAGGCTGACGATAACCGGTATTACGTCGCCCTGCTGGATAGTCAGCTCGTAGGCTGCGGCGGACTACGCCTCTATCAGGACACAGTCTATTTATCCTGGGGCATGCTCGCCAGAACAAGACATAAAACGGGTTTGGGCGAACAGCTGCTAAGGCATCGGCTGGAGCAAGCAAAACGCCTCCATGCAGGAAAAGACATCATGATTGAAACCTCACAACACACCCAAGGTTTCTTCGCCCGCTATGGCTTTGCGATAGAAAAGTCCGAAATTGACGGATTTGGCGAGGGTATCGACAAAGTCACGATGCGTCTGGATGATCAGATGCATTCGCTCTGGAAGTAG